One window of Pelobates fuscus isolate aPelFus1 chromosome 9, aPelFus1.pri, whole genome shotgun sequence genomic DNA carries:
- the CENPA gene encoding histone H3-like centromeric protein A isoform X1, whose protein sequence is MKPVVSSPPSRRKARPPQRRSPPPPSPRSRPPQRRSPPPPSPRSRPPQRRSPSPPSPEPSTSPRRKRASGHRRRFRPGTRALMEIRKYQKSTELLIRKAPFQRLVREVGMMCTRGVSYMWQSMAILALQEAAEAFLVRLFEDSYLCSIHAKRVTLFVKDMQLARRIRGIQEGLG, encoded by the exons ATGAAACCAGTTGTGAGCTCTCCACCGTCACGGAGGAAAGCACGCCCCCCTCAGCgaaggtctcctcctcctccttctcctcgatCGCGACCCCCTCAGCgaaggtctcctcctcctccttctcctcgatCGCGACCCCCTCAGCGAAGGTCTCCTTCTCCTCCATCACCAGAGCCTTCCACAA GTCCTAGGAGAAAGAGAGCTTCTGGTCACAGGAGGCGGTTCAGGCCGGGTACTCGAGCTCTGATGGAGATACGCAAATATCAGAAATCTACTGAGCTCCTCATCAGAAAGGCCCCATTCCAAAGACTG GTCAGGGAGGTCGGCATGATGTGCACACGTGGGGTGTCTTATATGTGGCAGTCGATGGCAATCTTGGCTCTGCAAGAA GCAGCAGAAGCTTTCCTTGTACGTCTTTTTGAAGATTCCTATCTCTGCAGTATCCACGCTAAGCGAGTCACCCTCTTCGTTAAGGACATGCAGCTAGCTCGACGCATAAGGGGAATCCAGGAAGGACTGGGTTGA
- the CENPA gene encoding histone H3-like centromeric protein A isoform X2 — protein sequence MKPVVSSPPSRRKARPPQRRSPQRRSPSPPSPEPSTSPRRKRASGHRRRFRPGTRALMEIRKYQKSTELLIRKAPFQRLVREVGMMCTRGVSYMWQSMAILALQEAAEAFLVRLFEDSYLCSIHAKRVTLFVKDMQLARRIRGIQEGLG from the exons ATGAAACCAGTTGTGAGCTCTCCACCGTCACGGAGGAAAGCACGCCCCCCTCAGCgaaggt CCCCTCAGCGAAGGTCTCCTTCTCCTCCATCACCAGAGCCTTCCACAA GTCCTAGGAGAAAGAGAGCTTCTGGTCACAGGAGGCGGTTCAGGCCGGGTACTCGAGCTCTGATGGAGATACGCAAATATCAGAAATCTACTGAGCTCCTCATCAGAAAGGCCCCATTCCAAAGACTG GTCAGGGAGGTCGGCATGATGTGCACACGTGGGGTGTCTTATATGTGGCAGTCGATGGCAATCTTGGCTCTGCAAGAA GCAGCAGAAGCTTTCCTTGTACGTCTTTTTGAAGATTCCTATCTCTGCAGTATCCACGCTAAGCGAGTCACCCTCTTCGTTAAGGACATGCAGCTAGCTCGACGCATAAGGGGAATCCAGGAAGGACTGGGTTGA